The Drosophila nasuta strain 15112-1781.00 chromosome 2L, ASM2355853v1, whole genome shotgun sequence genome window below encodes:
- the LOC132797818 gene encoding larval cuticle protein A2B — protein sequence MFSLVSIFVLGVAAAAAIELPLGSIYHAPAVAIAKPLLKTVEVEAPAHYDFSYSVHDDHTGDIKSQTESRKGDQVQGQYTLIDADGYQRIVDYTSDAHNGFNAVVRREPLGHKVIKAAPIAKLVAPIPIAYAQPKLLAAPAKLPLSLYH from the exons ATGTTCTCT CTCGTGTCAATCTTTGTGCTgggcgttgctgctgccgctgccattgAACTGCCATTGGGTTCCATCTATCATGCTCCCGCCGTGGCCATTGCGAAGCCCCTCCTCAAGACCGTCGAGGTGGAGGCGCCAGCTCACTACGATTTCAGCTACTCGGTGCACGACGATCACACCGGCGACATCAAGAGCCAGACGGAGTCACGCAAGGGCGATCAGGTTCAGGGTCAGTACACTCTGATCGATGCCGATGGCTATCAACGCATTGTGGATTACACCTCGGATGCCCACAACGGTTTCAATGCTGTTGTGCGCCGTGAACCTCTGGGCCACAAGGTGATCAAGGCTGCACCCATTGCCAAGCTGGTTGCTCCCATTCCCATTGCCTATGCGCAGCCCAAGCTTCTCGCTGCTCCCGCCAAGCTGCCACTCAGCCTCTATCACTAA
- the LOC132798433 gene encoding cuticle protein 8, translated as MNTLTICLSFSLILCAAFVEGGLILGHADELISSPPQYEFHYAVHDTHTGDVKDQFEHRRGGYVTGRYSLVEPDGHRRIVDYSADPLLGFNAQVRREPISIITRH; from the exons ATGAATACTTTG ACTATTTGCTTGTCCTTCAGCCTGATCCTTTGCGCTGCTTTCGTCGAGGGCGGTTTGATTCTGGGCCATGCTGATGAGCTAATTTCAAGTCCTCCTCAGTACGAGTTCCATTATGCTGTCCACGACACTCACACTGGCGATGTGAAGGATCAGTTCGAGCACCGACGGGGCGGATACGTAACGGGTCGTTACTCCCTTGTTGAACCCGATGGTCATCGTCGCATCGTCGACTACAGCGCCGATCCGCTGCTTGGCTTCAATGCTCAAGTGCGTCGTGAACCCATCTCGATCATCACACGTCATTAA
- the LOC132789281 gene encoding serine/threonine-protein kinase dyf-5 isoform X2: protein MNRYITLTQLGDGTYGTVVLGQRKDTGEKVAIKRMKRKYYSWEEAMNLREVKSLKKLSHPNIVKLKEVIRENDTLYFVFEYMKENLYQMIKDRDTHLPEPELKSILFQVLTGLAFMHRHGFFHRDLKPENLLCSGPELIKIADFGLAREIRSRPPFTDYVSTRWYRAPEVLLHSTNYGSTIDLWAMGCIMAELYTFRPLFPGSSEVDQLFKICSVLGTPGKSDWPDGYRLAAMIHFRYPDCIKVPLSSVVSRCSQTGLDLLEDLLAYDPEKRPTAQQSLKYPYFHALKRISPTAATKANVKLSSKYGGSSNGVVLPPTVSNNVLPVQEKLHAVTELIHQSNNNNNNNNNNNVNNNNKNQGKALFNGQVNKNVSMPMKYQPKLSFLASNELSGMPPTTDSSVGKESINDIYLNRNISQLFGLPAAAPAPAAAAASLAQQQPQQQPGLHPNVSFSNTSTRNGGAIYVNGSQLSYETANKNAKNNGRLALPLGGYYVQTRPSQLPPDAKVYNMFSKAPPSIIVRQQQPHQQLQPPFDSTSLLNGAALRLSARSQAAPAETRKVDDLDLILGSKLKTSAKRQRNAKSNILLEDLFGHLSMDSDGSEGSKYPHTVPPTQQAKSGQTTTSSHNGGRDFFNEQHFKRTVPKKRSPSSLEVNNGSRTDSLSTVQKLQKEKAATAFPWDETNKTEDEKLTAWMVAENGNLHLGNQEA from the exons ATGAATCGATACATTACACTGACCCAACTGGGTGATGGAACCTATGGCACTGTTGTGCTGGGACAGCGTAAGGACACGGGCGAAAAGGTGGCCATCAAGCGTATGAAACGCAAATATTATTCCTGGGAGGAGGCAATGAACCTGCGTGAAGTGAAG TCACTGAAGAAATTGTCGCATCCGAATATTGTAAAACTCAAGGAGGTGATCAGAGAGAACGATACGctgtattttgtgtttgaaTATATGAAGGAGAATCTGTATCAAATGATCAAGGATCGGGACACACATTTGCCAGAACCGGAGCTCAAGAGCATACTCTTTCAG GTATTGACGGGCTTGGCTTTTATGCATCGTCACGGCTTCTTTCATCGCGATCTCAAGCCGGAGAATTTGCTGTGCTCCGGCCCGGAGCTAATCAAGATTGCCGACTTTGGTTTGGCAAGAGAAATACGTTCGCGTCCACCGTTTACGGACTATGTTTCCACGCGCTGGTATCGTGCACCGGAGGTGTTGTTGCATTCCACCAACTACGGCAGCACCATCGATCTCTGGGCCATGGGTTGCATCATGGCCGAGTTGTATACGTTTCGTCCGCTCTTTCCTGGCAGCAGCGAGGTGGATCAACTGTTTAAGATCTGTTCTGTGTTGGGCACGCCAGGCAAA AGTGATTGGCCGGATGGTTATCGACTGGCTGCCATGATACATTTTCGTTATCCCGATTGCATCAAAGTGCCGCTGAGCAGCGTTGTCAGTCGCTGCAGCCAAACCGGGTTGGATTTGCTTGAGGATCTGCTGGCCTATGATCCAGAGAAGCGGCCGACAGCGCAGCAGAGTCTCAAGTATCCGTATTTCCATGCGCTAAAACGCATCTCGCCCACGGCGGCCACCAAGGCGAATGTGAAGCTCAGCTCCAAGTATGGCGGCAGCTCAAATGGAGTTGTCCTACCTCCGACTGTGTCAAATAATGTGCTTCCGGTGCAGGAGAAACTCCACGCCGTGACTGAGCTCATACaccagagcaacaacaacaacaataataataacaataacaatgtgaataacaacaacaagaatcaGGGCAAGGCGCTGTTCAATGGCCAAGTCAACAAGAATGTGAGCATGCCAATGAAGTATCAGCCGAAGCTGAGCTTCCTCGCCAGCAACGAGTTGAGTGGCATGCCACCCACCACAGACTCCAGCGTGGGCAAGGAATCCATCAACGATATTTATCTCAATCGCAACATTTCGCAGCTATTTGGtttgccagctgctgctccagcgcccgcagcagctgccgcttcTCTGGctcagcaacagccacaacaacaacctggACTGCATCCGAATGTGTCCTTCAGCAACACCTCAACACGCAATGGTGGCGCCATTTATGTGAATGGCAGCCAACTGAGCTATGAGACGGCCAACAAGAATGCCAAGAACAACGGACGCCTGGCGTTGCCTCTGGGTGGTTACTATGTGCAGACGCGTCCCAGCCAACTACCGCCCGATGCCAAGGTGTACAACATGTTCTCCAAGGCGCCGCCCAGCATAATTGtacgacagcagcagccacatcaGCAATTGCAACCTCCTTTCGACTCCACTTCGCTGCTGAATGGAGCTGCCTTAAGGCTCTCGGCACGATCGCAGGCGGCACCAGCGGAAACGCGTAAGGTGGATGATCTGGATTTGATTCTTGG TTCGAAGCTGAAAACGTCGGCGAAGCGTCAGCGAAATGCCAAATCAAACATATTGCTGGAGGATCTCTTCGGACATTTGTCCATGGACTCGGATGGCAGCGAGGGCAGCAAGTATCCACATACAGTGCCGCCCACGCAGCAGGCGAAGAGTGGACAGACCACAACCTCTTCGCATAATGGAGGACGCGACTTTTTCAACGAGCAGCACTTCAAGCGAACAGTGCCCAAGAAACGCAGTCCCAGCAGCCTCGAGGTCAACAATGGCAGCCGCACCGATTCGCTTTCCAC AGTTCAAAAGCTGCAAAAGGAGAAGGCGGCCACCGCGTTTCCCTGGGACGAGACGAACAAAACGGAGGACGAGAAGCTGACGGCGTGGATGGTCGCCGAGAATGGTAACTTGCATTTGGGTAATCAAGAAGCGTAA
- the LOC132789281 gene encoding serine/threonine-protein kinase dyf-5 isoform X3: protein MNRYITLTQLGDGTYGTVVLGQRKDTGEKVAIKRMKRKYYSWEEAMNLREVKSLKKLSHPNIVKLKEVIRENDTLYFVFEYMKENLYQMIKDRDTHLPEPELKSILFQVLTGLAFMHRHGFFHRDLKPENLLCSGPELIKIADFGLAREIRSRPPFTDYVSTRWYRAPEVLLHSTNYGSTIDLWAMGCIMAELYTFRPLFPGSSEVDQLFKICSVLGTPGKSDWPDGYRLAAMIHFRYPDCIKVPLSSVVSRCSQTGLDLLEDLLAYDPEKRPTAQQSLKYPYFHALKRISPTAATKANVKLSSKYGGSSNGVVLPPTVSNNVLPVQEKLHAVTELIHQSNNNNNNNNNNNVNNNNKNQGKALFNGQVNKNVSMPMKYQPKLSFLASNELSGMPPTTDSSVGKESINDIYLNRNISQLFGLPAAAPAPAAAAASLAQQQPQQQPGLHPNVSFSNTSTRNGGAIYVNGSQLSYETANKNAKNNGRLALPLGGYYVQTRPSQLPPDAKVYNMFSKAPPSIIVRQQQPHQQLQPPFDSTSLLNGAALRLSARSQAAPAETRKVDDLDLILGVQKLQKEKAATAFPWDETNKTEDEKLTAWMVAENGNLHLGNQEA, encoded by the exons ATGAATCGATACATTACACTGACCCAACTGGGTGATGGAACCTATGGCACTGTTGTGCTGGGACAGCGTAAGGACACGGGCGAAAAGGTGGCCATCAAGCGTATGAAACGCAAATATTATTCCTGGGAGGAGGCAATGAACCTGCGTGAAGTGAAG TCACTGAAGAAATTGTCGCATCCGAATATTGTAAAACTCAAGGAGGTGATCAGAGAGAACGATACGctgtattttgtgtttgaaTATATGAAGGAGAATCTGTATCAAATGATCAAGGATCGGGACACACATTTGCCAGAACCGGAGCTCAAGAGCATACTCTTTCAG GTATTGACGGGCTTGGCTTTTATGCATCGTCACGGCTTCTTTCATCGCGATCTCAAGCCGGAGAATTTGCTGTGCTCCGGCCCGGAGCTAATCAAGATTGCCGACTTTGGTTTGGCAAGAGAAATACGTTCGCGTCCACCGTTTACGGACTATGTTTCCACGCGCTGGTATCGTGCACCGGAGGTGTTGTTGCATTCCACCAACTACGGCAGCACCATCGATCTCTGGGCCATGGGTTGCATCATGGCCGAGTTGTATACGTTTCGTCCGCTCTTTCCTGGCAGCAGCGAGGTGGATCAACTGTTTAAGATCTGTTCTGTGTTGGGCACGCCAGGCAAA AGTGATTGGCCGGATGGTTATCGACTGGCTGCCATGATACATTTTCGTTATCCCGATTGCATCAAAGTGCCGCTGAGCAGCGTTGTCAGTCGCTGCAGCCAAACCGGGTTGGATTTGCTTGAGGATCTGCTGGCCTATGATCCAGAGAAGCGGCCGACAGCGCAGCAGAGTCTCAAGTATCCGTATTTCCATGCGCTAAAACGCATCTCGCCCACGGCGGCCACCAAGGCGAATGTGAAGCTCAGCTCCAAGTATGGCGGCAGCTCAAATGGAGTTGTCCTACCTCCGACTGTGTCAAATAATGTGCTTCCGGTGCAGGAGAAACTCCACGCCGTGACTGAGCTCATACaccagagcaacaacaacaacaataataataacaataacaatgtgaataacaacaacaagaatcaGGGCAAGGCGCTGTTCAATGGCCAAGTCAACAAGAATGTGAGCATGCCAATGAAGTATCAGCCGAAGCTGAGCTTCCTCGCCAGCAACGAGTTGAGTGGCATGCCACCCACCACAGACTCCAGCGTGGGCAAGGAATCCATCAACGATATTTATCTCAATCGCAACATTTCGCAGCTATTTGGtttgccagctgctgctccagcgcccgcagcagctgccgcttcTCTGGctcagcaacagccacaacaacaacctggACTGCATCCGAATGTGTCCTTCAGCAACACCTCAACACGCAATGGTGGCGCCATTTATGTGAATGGCAGCCAACTGAGCTATGAGACGGCCAACAAGAATGCCAAGAACAACGGACGCCTGGCGTTGCCTCTGGGTGGTTACTATGTGCAGACGCGTCCCAGCCAACTACCGCCCGATGCCAAGGTGTACAACATGTTCTCCAAGGCGCCGCCCAGCATAATTGtacgacagcagcagccacatcaGCAATTGCAACCTCCTTTCGACTCCACTTCGCTGCTGAATGGAGCTGCCTTAAGGCTCTCGGCACGATCGCAGGCGGCACCAGCGGAAACGCGTAAGGTGGATGATCTGGATTTGATTCTTGG AGTTCAAAAGCTGCAAAAGGAGAAGGCGGCCACCGCGTTTCCCTGGGACGAGACGAACAAAACGGAGGACGAGAAGCTGACGGCGTGGATGGTCGCCGAGAATGGTAACTTGCATTTGGGTAATCAAGAAGCGTAA
- the LOC132789281 gene encoding serine/threonine-protein kinase dyf-5 isoform X1, translating to MNRYITLTQLGDGTYGTVVLGQRKDTGEKVAIKRMKRKYYSWEEAMNLREVKSLKKLSHPNIVKLKEVIRENDTLYFVFEYMKENLYQMIKDRDTHLPEPELKSILFQVLTGLAFMHRHGFFHRDLKPENLLCSGPELIKIADFGLAREIRSRPPFTDYVSTRWYRAPEVLLHSTNYGSTIDLWAMGCIMAELYTFRPLFPGSSEVDQLFKICSVLGTPGKSDWPDGYRLAAMIHFRYPDCIKVPLSSVVSRCSQTGLDLLEDLLAYDPEKRPTAQQSLKYPYFHALKRISPTAATKANVKLSSKYGGSSNGVVLPPTVSNNVLPVQEKLHAVTELIHQSNNNNNNNNNNNVNNNNKNQGKALFNGQVNKNVSMPMKYQPKLSFLASNELSGMPPTTDSSVGKESINDIYLNRNISQLFGLPAAAPAPAAAAASLAQQQPQQQPGLHPNVSFSNTSTRNGGAIYVNGSQLSYETANKNAKNNGRLALPLGGYYVQTRPSQLPPDAKVYNMFSKAPPSIIVRQQQPHQQLQPPFDSTSLLNGAALRLSARSQAAPAETRKVDDLDLILGSKLKTSAKRQRNAKSNILLEDLFGHLSMDSDGSEGSKYPHTVPPTQQAKSGQTTTSSHNGGRDFFNEQHFKRTVPKKRSPSSLEVNNGSRTDSLSTENQNDSSIEDDCRFWPIRVQKLQKEKAATAFPWDETNKTEDEKLTAWMVAENGNLHLGNQEA from the exons ATGAATCGATACATTACACTGACCCAACTGGGTGATGGAACCTATGGCACTGTTGTGCTGGGACAGCGTAAGGACACGGGCGAAAAGGTGGCCATCAAGCGTATGAAACGCAAATATTATTCCTGGGAGGAGGCAATGAACCTGCGTGAAGTGAAG TCACTGAAGAAATTGTCGCATCCGAATATTGTAAAACTCAAGGAGGTGATCAGAGAGAACGATACGctgtattttgtgtttgaaTATATGAAGGAGAATCTGTATCAAATGATCAAGGATCGGGACACACATTTGCCAGAACCGGAGCTCAAGAGCATACTCTTTCAG GTATTGACGGGCTTGGCTTTTATGCATCGTCACGGCTTCTTTCATCGCGATCTCAAGCCGGAGAATTTGCTGTGCTCCGGCCCGGAGCTAATCAAGATTGCCGACTTTGGTTTGGCAAGAGAAATACGTTCGCGTCCACCGTTTACGGACTATGTTTCCACGCGCTGGTATCGTGCACCGGAGGTGTTGTTGCATTCCACCAACTACGGCAGCACCATCGATCTCTGGGCCATGGGTTGCATCATGGCCGAGTTGTATACGTTTCGTCCGCTCTTTCCTGGCAGCAGCGAGGTGGATCAACTGTTTAAGATCTGTTCTGTGTTGGGCACGCCAGGCAAA AGTGATTGGCCGGATGGTTATCGACTGGCTGCCATGATACATTTTCGTTATCCCGATTGCATCAAAGTGCCGCTGAGCAGCGTTGTCAGTCGCTGCAGCCAAACCGGGTTGGATTTGCTTGAGGATCTGCTGGCCTATGATCCAGAGAAGCGGCCGACAGCGCAGCAGAGTCTCAAGTATCCGTATTTCCATGCGCTAAAACGCATCTCGCCCACGGCGGCCACCAAGGCGAATGTGAAGCTCAGCTCCAAGTATGGCGGCAGCTCAAATGGAGTTGTCCTACCTCCGACTGTGTCAAATAATGTGCTTCCGGTGCAGGAGAAACTCCACGCCGTGACTGAGCTCATACaccagagcaacaacaacaacaataataataacaataacaatgtgaataacaacaacaagaatcaGGGCAAGGCGCTGTTCAATGGCCAAGTCAACAAGAATGTGAGCATGCCAATGAAGTATCAGCCGAAGCTGAGCTTCCTCGCCAGCAACGAGTTGAGTGGCATGCCACCCACCACAGACTCCAGCGTGGGCAAGGAATCCATCAACGATATTTATCTCAATCGCAACATTTCGCAGCTATTTGGtttgccagctgctgctccagcgcccgcagcagctgccgcttcTCTGGctcagcaacagccacaacaacaacctggACTGCATCCGAATGTGTCCTTCAGCAACACCTCAACACGCAATGGTGGCGCCATTTATGTGAATGGCAGCCAACTGAGCTATGAGACGGCCAACAAGAATGCCAAGAACAACGGACGCCTGGCGTTGCCTCTGGGTGGTTACTATGTGCAGACGCGTCCCAGCCAACTACCGCCCGATGCCAAGGTGTACAACATGTTCTCCAAGGCGCCGCCCAGCATAATTGtacgacagcagcagccacatcaGCAATTGCAACCTCCTTTCGACTCCACTTCGCTGCTGAATGGAGCTGCCTTAAGGCTCTCGGCACGATCGCAGGCGGCACCAGCGGAAACGCGTAAGGTGGATGATCTGGATTTGATTCTTGG TTCGAAGCTGAAAACGTCGGCGAAGCGTCAGCGAAATGCCAAATCAAACATATTGCTGGAGGATCTCTTCGGACATTTGTCCATGGACTCGGATGGCAGCGAGGGCAGCAAGTATCCACATACAGTGCCGCCCACGCAGCAGGCGAAGAGTGGACAGACCACAACCTCTTCGCATAATGGAGGACGCGACTTTTTCAACGAGCAGCACTTCAAGCGAACAGTGCCCAAGAAACGCAGTCCCAGCAGCCTCGAGGTCAACAATGGCAGCCGCACCGATTCGCTTTCCAC TGAGAACCAAAACGACTCCTCAATCGAAGACGATTGTCGCTTTTGGCCCATAAG AGTTCAAAAGCTGCAAAAGGAGAAGGCGGCCACCGCGTTTCCCTGGGACGAGACGAACAAAACGGAGGACGAGAAGCTGACGGCGTGGATGGTCGCCGAGAATGGTAACTTGCATTTGGGTAATCAAGAAGCGTAA